A genome region from Chiloscyllium plagiosum isolate BGI_BamShark_2017 unplaced genomic scaffold, ASM401019v2 scaf_7724, whole genome shotgun sequence includes the following:
- the LOC122546608 gene encoding spectrin alpha chain, non-erythrocytic 1-like: FEKLHELGDRVMKGNCVGEVPRTMQKVMEVQAELEAAWKERNARLQEGLELQQFNREADRIEATLAGHEAFLKISDLGDNVDSVSSLLKRHEDYENVLKLTDQRIRGLQDKASRLSKNSNYTNA, encoded by the exons GTTTGAGAAGTTGCACGAGCTGGGAGATCGGGTGATGAAGGGGAACTGTGTGGGTGAGGTCCCTCGCACGAtgcagaaagtgatggaggtgCAGGCAGAGCTGGAGGCTGCGTGGAAGGAGCGGAACGCGAGGCTGCAGGAAGGGCTggagctgcagcagttcaaccgGGAGGCGGATCGCATCGAAGCGACTCTGGCTGGTCACGAAGCCTTCCTGAAAATCAGCGATCTCGGG GACAATGTGGATTCTGTCAGCAGCCTGCTGAAGAGGCACGAAGACTATGAGAATGTACTGAAGCTAACGGACCAGAGAATTCGGGGGCTGCAGGACAAAGCCTCCAGACTCTCCAAAAATAGCAACTACACTAACGC